A segment of the Methanosarcinales archaeon genome:
GGGTTTGCCATGGCAAAGATAATGGAATCTGCGGCCATGTTTTGAACCATCTCCTTAGATACAATATTACCCACAGACACTCCGATAAATACATCTGCGCCCTGAATTGCTTTATCCAAACCTCCCATCACCCCCCTCATGTTGGTAAGACCAGCCAGCAAATATTTCATAGAATTCATACCTTCCCTGCGTGACTGGCCTATGATGCCCCGGCTATCACATACCACCATATCCCTTACACCTGCTCTGATCAACATAAGAGCAATAGCTACCCCGGCCGCACCGGATCCGTTTATGACCACCCTTATATTACTGATATCCTTTCCCACTAACTTCAATGCATTAATTAGCCCGGCATAGACTACAATGGCAGTACCGTGCTGGTCATCATGAAATACAGGAATGTCCAGTCCACTATCAAGCCGCCGCTCGATCTCAAAACATCGCGGTGCGCTGATATCTTCCAGATTGATTCCGCCAAAAAAAGGAGCAATATGTTTTACTGTTTTTATGATCTCCTCTGTATCTTTGGTATCCAGACATATAGGGACTGCATCCACCCCTCCCAGAGACTTGAACAATATTGATTTACCTTCCATCACAGGGATGGCTGCAGAGGCTCCAATATCTCCCAGACCCAATACTGCCGATCCGTCGGTTACCACTGCCACAAAATTCCCTTTACTGGTATAAGTATAGACTTCATCCGGATTTGCCCGGATAACCCTGCAGGGTTCAGCTACTCCGGGTGTATAATCAACACTCAGATCATGCACATCATCAAGTGAGACCTTACTGGCTACTTCCAGCACTCCCTTGTGTAACTCGTGGACCTTTAATGATTCTTCGTAAATTGATTCGTTTTCTCCCATATGTCATCATCCCTTTTCATAGTATTTCTTTATTGCGTCTTCCATCGCTTTTTTATGCAACCGGGCAGAATTATGTATCCCTTCCCTGGTCCCTCTTGCAGCTCTGCAAGGATATTGTTGAACCAGTAAACCCGCTTTGGCTGGTGCATCAATTACGGGAACTCCTATCAGGTTCTTTGCCATCAACCATGTTGAACCACATGGAGCTCCTTTGATTACTTTTACTTCACTGATTTTATCGTCTCTGATTTTTATCTGAAGCCCCGGACATCCTAATCTGGTTGAGAACTCGTAAATTTCAGGATTTTTATCGCTGCAGATCGCACAGCATATATCCTCAACTAAAATCCTGGTATTATATTTTTTTGATATATCCCTCAAAAAATCCGGGTCCCCTGCGAGGGATCGCCCTCCAGGTATTATTACAGCCTTAGTTCCTGCCTGTGCCGCACGGTTAACTATCTCAGGAGTAATATCAGGATGAAGACTATATGTGATGACCAGATCCATACCAAATACATCATTGTCTAGTGCAAGATCATCCACAAAAGAGGCGGGATCTTCGATAAAATCAGGAAGTATGGAAGGTATCGAGTCGCTTTCAGTCATGAAATCAGTATATTTCTCAATTGTATCCAGTAAACGTGCGCCATATTTGCCCCGCGTAATTACTCCTATGGTGAGCATGAAGTAATATTATCCTGATGGAGGTTTAATATTTTGGGAAGAAATGACAAATATATATACCTTTACAAAAACTATTTATATGATTAATGTCAGACAGATAGCATACAACCGTCATACTTTTGTCAGACATACAGCAGACGAAGAGCAGACAAGCGTCATACATTCGTCAGACGCATGTCGGACAGATCTGAAAGGGAGGGAGTAAACCCATGCAAAGAGTAACAATAAGGCTCCCCGAGCAACAATTAAAAATGATCGATTTGATGGTCGACCAAGGAGAATTTCCGTCCGCGAGTGAAGCAATCAGGGCGGCTATAAGAGACCTGATAGATCAAAGAAGTGATAAAATCATCCGTAACCTTCAATTGTTGGAACGGATAGGAACAAAAATAAATGCATGAATAACCAGAGGGGATGTAAAATGCAAAATATTGTACAAGAAGCATTAAAAAACTCGGAAAAGGAAAACCTTGCCAGACAGAGTTTCCAGATCGAAGATATAGGAGAAGATTTCGGAGACCCTAAGATCGTAATAGTAGGATGTGGTGGTGCAGGTAATAACACCATAAACAGACTCTATAATATGGGCGTTAAGGGTGCAGAGACAATAGCAATCAATACGGACAAACAGCACCTTGAGATGATCCAGGCAGATAAGAAGATATTGGTAGGTAAATCACTAACAAGGGGCCTTGGCGCTGGCGGTTATCCTGAAGTGGGCCGCAGAGCAGCTGAACTTGCAAGAGGGACATTGGAAGAAGTCCTGAAAGGTGCAGACCTGGTATTTATCACAGCAGGCATGGGTGGCGGAACTGGTACTGGAACCGCACCAGTGATTGCTGAGATCGCCAAACAACACGACGCAATTGTAGTCGGAATGGTATCAAGCCCCTTCCGGGTAGAAAGAGCACGGGCAATTAAAGCAGAAGAAGGTTTGGAAGAATTAAGAAAAGCAGCTGATACAGCCATAGTTCTTGATAATAACAGGCTGCTGGATTATGTACCCAACCTGCCGATCGAGCAGGCATTTTCTGTGATGGATCAATTAATTGCCGAGACCGTTAAAGGTATCAGCGAAACTATTACTTCTCCATCATTGATCAACCTGGATTATGCTGACGTTAGGACCATTATGGGGTGCGGCGGCGTAGCAGTAATGCTGGTTGGAGAGGCCAGAAACCAGGATCGAGGCGACTCGGTGGTAAGAGCAGCCCTGAACCATCCACTGCTTGATGTAGATTACAGAGGTGCAACCGGATGTCTGGTTCACATAACAGGCGGACCTGATTTAACATTATCAGAGGCTGAAGAGGTTGCTGAAGCTCTAACATATGAACTTGACGATCGTGCAAATGTCATTTGGGGCGCAAGAATCAACAAGGAATATGAAGGTCGGGTACGTGTCATGGCTATCATGACAGGTGTTCAATCACCAAATATCCTGGGTCCACAGTCACAGCCCGTACGACACAGCGAAATGACAGGTATGCTTGATAGAAGACCTGTTGCACCAAGAAACAACGGTTCCATTATAGACGTAATCCCAATGCATTAAGTCAGGGATTAATCGGGCTGACAATTCCGTCAGCCTATTCTTTTTTTATTATCTAGTATACGTAGTTCGATACTTTTTTATATTTTAAACTTAATTATAAGAACCAATTATCTACTATTTGGTAGGAGATATTAATATGACCAGAAGGGATCGTTTTATTTGTTAAGAAAGACATTCGATTTTTAGATACTACGCTAAGGGACGGTGAACAAACACCTGGCGTATCGCTTTCTACTGAAGAAAAAGTTTTAATTGCTCGCAAGCTCGATGCCCTTGGTGTCGACACTATTGAGGCTGGCTCTGCTATTACTTCTGAAGGTGAGAGAGAATCTATCCGTGCCGTGGCAAGGGAAGGACTGGGCGCTGAGATATGTAGTTATTGCCGAGTCAGGAAAGAGGATATTGATTTTGCATTGGGCTGTGAAGTGGATTCAATCCATCTGGTGGTCCCGGTATCTGATCTTCATATCGAAAGCAAACTTAAGAAAGACCGGGAAACCGTTAAACAGATGGCTGTGGATACCACCGAGTATGCCAAAGATCACGGTCTCATTGTGGAATTAAGCGGAGAGGATGCCTCACGGGCAGACCTGGATTTCCTGAGATCACTATATGGTGCAGGGATCGACGCGGGTGCGGACCGGCTCGTTTTTTGTGATACGGTAGGTTTATTGGTCCCTGAGAAAGCTTATGAGATATTTAAGGACCTCTCAACACTTGACAGGCCGTTAGCAGTACACTGTCACAATGATTTCGGCCTGGCTACGGCCAATACGCTATCTGCATTAAGGGCCGGGGCTTCAGAGGCTCATGTAACTATAAACGGTATCGGTGAGAGATCAGGAAATACATCCCTTGAAGAGGTTGTAATGGGACTGGAAACCCTTTACAGCTACCAAACCGGAATTAGATGCAAGGAATTATACACCACCTCCAGGCTGGTCAGCAGACTTACAGGACTGCTCGTAGCACCGAACAAAGCTATAGTTGGAGGGAACGCATTCACCCATGAAGCTGGTATCCATGTACACGGCCTGATGGCTGATACTTCCACCTATGAACCTATCAAACCTGAAATAATAGGCAGGGAACGAAAGATCGTATTGGGCAAACATGCCGGAAAAAGTTCAGTGATCCTGGCCTTAAAAGAACTGGGTCTTGAAGTGAACAATGCGCAATTGGAAGAGATAGTGCTCAGGATAAAAGATCTGGGAGATAAGGGCAAGCACGTGACCGATGCTGATCTGGAGATCATTGCAGAGACAGTGCTGAATATAACCTCTGAATCAAAAGTCAAACTTGAAGAACTTACCGTAGTGTCAGGCAATAAAGTGACACCTACTGCTTCTATAAAGCTGAGGGTCAATGGTGATGAAATTGTGGAAGCAGGAATAGGAGATGGTCCGGTCGATGCTGCCATTTCAGCTATCCGCAAAGGTATTTCAGGCGTTGCAGACATCAGGCTGGAAGAATATCATGTGGATGCAATAACAGGAGGTACTGACGCTTTGGTAGAGGTCTGGGTCAAACTCAGCAGGGATGGTAAATTTATTACAGCCAGAGGTGCCAGGACAGATATTATAATGGCTTCTGTGGAAGCAGTCATTGAAGGTATAAACCGGCTGATGAAATGACCTTATTATAATAACATTAAAGTAGGAAAACATTTCACCTGAATACGTTAAACTATGGATTAATAAAAAATGTACGCAAATAACAGTCGGAGGAACTTGTAGATGGGAAAAAAAACAAGAATGACCGGGGCTAGAGCCCTTATCGAATCTCTGTACGCCGAAAAAGTGGATGTGATGTTTGGATATCCCGGCGGTGTACTGCTACCCATCTATGATGAGCTTTTCGATTCAGATATCAAACATATACTTGTCAGGCATGAACAGGCAGCTGCACATGCGGCTGACGGGTATGCCAGGGCAACAGGTAAAGTGGGTGTGTGCCTGGCTACTTCAGGGCCCGGAGCTACTAATCTGGTAACAGGTATAGCCAATGCATACATGGATTCTGTACCGATGGTTGCCATCACGGGCCAGGTCCCCAGATCAATGCTGGGGAATGATGCCTTTCAGGAAGCAGATATCACAGGGATCACACTTCCGATTACCAAACATAATTATCTTGTCCAGGATGTGGAGGACCTGCCCCGAATAATTAAGGAAGCATTCCATATTGCATCCACGGGAAGACCTGGGCCTGTACTTGTCGATATTCCTAAAGATGTTACCACGGACGAACTTGATTTCAAATATCCGGATGAAGTAAATCTTCGCGGGTACAGGCCAACAAAATCAGGTCATAAACAGCAAATAAAAAGAGCAGCCCAAGCCATTGCCAAAGCTAAAAAACCTGTGCTTTACGTCGGTGGGGGCATCATTATTTCCGACGCCAGCCCCGAACTGCTTGAACTGGCAGAGACGATAGAGGCACCTGTTACCACAACTCTGTTGGGTAAAGGTGCTTTTCCTGACACTAATCCCCTGTGTGTAGGGATGCCGGGAATGCACGGGACCAAGTACGCTAATTTTGCGATCCAGGAATGCGACCTTTTGATTGCTGTGGGGGTCAGGTTCGATGACAGGGTCACGGGCAAGATAGATTCGTTTGCTCCCAATGCAAAGATTATTCACATTGACGTGGATCCTGCAGAGATCAGCAAGAACGTACGGGTAGATATCCCTGTTGTTGGAAATGCCAAATCCATATTAAAATTGCTTATTGAATTCGTTAAAGAGATACTGCAAGGTAATGTCAATACCAAAGAGTGGCATAAGAAATGGGAAAAATGGAAAAAAGAGTATGTTCTTCATTACATCCCTGATGATAAATTAAAACCTCAATATATCATTGAACAGATAAGTGAGATGTACCCTGATAGTATTATTGTAACAGAAGTGGGCCAAAACCAGATGTGGGCGGCCCAGTATTTTAAATTCACCAAACCAAGGACATTCATATCTTCAGGGGGCTTAGGTACCATGGGATATGGTTTCCCGGCAGCCATGGGAGCAAAGATGGGACAACCCGATAAGATTGTGTTTGATATTGCAGGGGACGGTTCGTTCCAGATGAACAGCCAGGAACTTGCTACTGTGGTCCAGAACGAAATCCCGGTCATTGTAGCCATTTTGAATAATGGATTTTTAGGAATGGTCAGGCAGTGGCAGGAATTATTCTTTGAGCGGAGGTATTCCCACACATGCATTGACGGCAGCGTGGATTTTGTCAAACTGGCAGAAGCATACGGAGCACTGGGTCTGAGGGTTACCAAACCTGATGAGGTCAGGCCGGCATTAAAAGAAGCCGTGGATTCAGGCAGGCCCACTGTTATAGATTTTGTTGTCGAGAAGGAGGAAAACGTCTCCCCGATGGTTCCGGCAGGTGCGGCTATCAATGAGATCCTTGACCTGGAGGTCAAAGAATGAAACATACACTTGCTATTTTAGTTGAAAATAAACCAGGTGTACTGACAAGGGTTGCAGGATTGTTCAGCAGAAGAGGATATAATATTGAAAGTCTGGCTGTGGGTGTCACAGACAATCCGGAGATTTCCAGAATGACCATTGTAGTCAAAGGTAATGACCATGTTCTTGAACAGGTGTCAAAACAATTGAACAAGCTTATAGACGTCATCAGGGTCAGTGACCTGGAACCTGATGAGACTATAGAGAGAGAACTTGCATTTTTCAAGGTAAAGGTGGATAAAGGAAACCGTTCCGAGATCATGCAGATCGTGGATGTGTTCAGGGCCCAGATCGTGGATGTTGGTGTTAAGAGTCTTATAGTGGCAGTTACCGGAACTGATGATAAGATCGAAGCCATTGAACAGCTTTTGCGAAATTTTGGCATTATCGAAGAAGCTCGAACCGGTAAGATAGCAATGAACAGGGGTGCCAAGATAGTAAAGCAGGATTAATAGCCTATCCCATAATTATTAGTAAAATTCATCTAAAATTTAGAATGTCAAGTACAGGAGAGTTAATAAATGGTAAATATGTATTACGATTCGGATGCCGATCTGGGTATCCTGAAAAACAAGACCATAGCCGTCATTGGTTATGGAAGTCAGGGTCATGCACAGGCCCAGAATCTTAATGATTCAGGCGTGAATGTGGTTGTAGGACTCAGGAAAGACAGCAATTCATGGGCACAGGCTGAAGCTGATGGATTGGCTGTAATGACTCCAGCAGAAGCTGCAGACGCAGCAGATATTATCCAGATGCTGGTACCAGATGAGATCGCGGCAGGGATCTATGATGCCGAGGTTGCACCTAATCTCAAATCAGGAGATGCATTGTGTTTTTCACATGGATTCAATATTCACTACAACCAGATCGTACCTCCCAGCGATGTGGATGTGTTCATGGTAGCCCCAAAAAGCCCTGGACATCTGGTAAGGCGAACATATACCGAAGGAAACGGAGTACCAGGACTATTGGCAGTCTATCAGGATGCTACGGGAAATGCTAAACAGACAGGGCTTGCCTATGCAAGAGGTATCGGATGTACAAGAGCAGGTGTAATTGAGACCACGTTCCTGGAAGAGACCGAAACAGACCTGTTCGGTGAGCAAGTAGACCTGTGCGGTGGTTGTGCAAGCATGATCAAAGCATCTTTCGAGACCCTTGTCGAAGCGGGATACCAGCCTGAGATTGCATACTTTGAGACCTTGCATGAATTGAAACTTATTGTTGATTTGATCCATGAAGGCGGGCTTGCAAGGATGTGGTATTCTGTGTCCAACACTGCAGAATATGGCGGCATGACAGTTGGACCTAAGATAATTAATGAGCAATCAAGGGCAGCAATGAAGGAAGCTCTTAACAGGATCCAGAATGGTGAATTTGCAAAGGAGTTTGTGCTTGAGGGAAAGGCCAATAGACCTGTATTGAAGGCTTTGGAAAGGCAGGAGCATAACCATCCTATTGAAGTGGTAGGCAAGGAACTCCGCGCAATGATGCCATGGCTAAATCCTGATAAATAATACTTTAAGGGGTACTAATACCCCTTTTCATAAACCTGCTAAGAGATCATCAAGGCTTGTTAATTCTTCTTTTGTAGTTGTGATTTTCACATGAATGTATTTAAATTCAGGAATGCCATCTGAAGTCTCATCAGATACCAGTGCATTGGACCAGGGACTATTAACCATAAACCCGATACCTTTTTGCTCACTCTTAGGTGAAGCATGGGCTTTTACAACCACACTTCCCCAATTTGATTTAAGAAAAACATTGGATTCATTGCTAATACCCATACGCTTCATCTCTGCATTATCAAGAATAATCACCGCAGACATTTCCCTGCATTCCATGCCAAAACGATCTTCTTCACATATTGAAGCCTGGAATACATCCCGGTGTGTGACAACAATAATATCATACTCTGGGGCTTTAATAAATTTTCCAATATCGACAGCCATCAGTCCAACTCCTCTATAATCCGCCTGATAATTAATTCATCAGACATGCAACTACTTTCAATCAAAGAAGAAATTTTCTGTGTTTGGCCGTCTAATCTGATGGCAGTTCCACCGACTTCAATACCTGAAACCGAGCATGGAATTGTAATATCTGCTACTTTTGATGTCAGGTTCATGCATGGGTCTATCAATATTACGGGAATATTTTTCAATCTCTTTGAAACAGATGTTGGAAGACTTGTCAATGGGTCAGACCCCACTATTACAGCAGCATCTGCCCCATTCTTAAGCTGTTCAATGACAGAAAATTCAATACCGGATCTGATCCCTTCATTTGCGAATTTGACTCTATGCACGAATCCTGTCTTTTCAAACATGTTATGATTAAAACCCCGCATATTGAAATGGCCTGCCATGGGGATCAAATAGAAATTTGAAAACTCATTTAGTTTATTTATCAATTCGAGCAAAAGCTGCATCTGGGATTTTATGGAATAGATCAATCCTAACCCTACAAATATTACTCCAAATTCAGCCTTTTTCAATATGGCAGCCAATTCCAGAATTCTTTTTATGTCAAATTCATAATCCAACTTTGGGACCCTGCCAGACAGTCCATCCATCAGACCTTTAATAAATTCAGCATCACCTTTAGCAGGTATCATATAGAACTTATCCTTGCAGATCTTTGCGGTCCTGGACTGCCTGACATCTATGCAGATTGCGGTCCTGTCCTCCTCATATCCCCTCTGTCGCATCTCCCCTCTTGGATAATATGAATATTTGGACAGGTGGCGAGGATGCGAACTCATGGGATCAGCACCCCAATACATTATCACATCTGCTTTTTCCCTCACATCTTCCAGTGTGCATGCAGGAAGATTGTTTGTTATAATTTCATTAATGGTTAATCCCTGGCAAAAAGATGACGTGGAATCAATGACAGCACCCAGGGTATGTGCCAGTTCTATGCCTGCGCACTGGGCTTCTGATGTGGAATTACTCCAGCCATACAATAGAGGATGTTCGGATTCTTTTAACATCCTGACTGCCTGGCTGATGGCTTCTGAAATATCTGCATCTACCTGATTGATGGTAGATCTTGCAGGATGTTTGCACCCGAATAATCTTCCTTTGCCCTTCAGACATGCATTTTCTACTTTTTCGATTTTATTGTTGTTGATAATAACCTGGATGTCCTCACATAAAAGAGCGCATCCGGTGCAGGTCCAGGTAACTGAATGCTCCATAATACCTCATACAAACTCTATAGCTTCAGTGGGGCAGGGATCTATACATGCTCTACATAAAATTTTATCTTTACCAAAACGCCTGCATTCCATGATATTTGCTGCCTTCACTTTGCCATCCACTACTCTAAAAATAACTTTTTCATTGGTCGGACCAAATCCCCTGCCCGAACCATGAGGATCGTTAGCCACATCCACGGGACATGCTACTACACAATTCCCGCAACCCGAACAGAGTTCTTCATGTATGATTAGCCCGGTCTCCTCAACACCTTCCAGAGGTTTCAGTAGCTGCTCCAATTTAGTGTTAAAATCGCGGTATTTGTCTTCTTCCATGAGAGGGGGACATTCCTCATAATGTTTGGCTCTTGAAAGTAAAGCTACTGCGAATGCCATACAGGTGGATTCACCGCATTTCTTGCAGTTCGTTTTTGGAAGCAGTTGATAAATTTCCATAGCACTGGTCATGAAGTAACCTCAGATGTACATTGGTATAGGAATATACTAATATTAAAGGGTAAGTAGAATTTTAAAAAAAAATAAGAAAAAAAAGAAATATAAACCGGTGTTTTCACACCAGTTTATTTATTGGATGGTTTGGATCCAGTGTCTCAATACC
Coding sequences within it:
- a CDS encoding NADP-dependent malic enzyme, producing the protein MGENESIYEESLKVHELHKGVLEVASKVSLDDVHDLSVDYTPGVAEPCRVIRANPDEVYTYTSKGNFVAVVTDGSAVLGLGDIGASAAIPVMEGKSILFKSLGGVDAVPICLDTKDTEEIIKTVKHIAPFFGGINLEDISAPRCFEIERRLDSGLDIPVFHDDQHGTAIVVYAGLINALKLVGKDISNIRVVINGSGAAGVAIALMLIRAGVRDMVVCDSRGIIGQSRREGMNSMKYLLAGLTNMRGVMGGLDKAIQGADVFIGVSVGNIVSKEMVQNMAADSIIFAMANPVPEIMPEDAMEAGAKVVATGRSDYPNQVNNVLGFPGIFRGALDTRATGINIEMKMAAANALAGIITDSELDENHILPGPLDRRVVPRVAAAVAKAAVLTGAAMVSPTPEEVARHAEKLIEHSRRHHK
- a CDS encoding type II toxin-antitoxin system ParD family antitoxin — encoded protein: MQRVTIRLPEQQLKMIDLMVDQGEFPSASEAIRAAIRDLIDQRSDKIIRNLQLLERIGTKINA
- the ftsZ gene encoding cell division protein FtsZ encodes the protein MQNIVQEALKNSEKENLARQSFQIEDIGEDFGDPKIVIVGCGGAGNNTINRLYNMGVKGAETIAINTDKQHLEMIQADKKILVGKSLTRGLGAGGYPEVGRRAAELARGTLEEVLKGADLVFITAGMGGGTGTGTAPVIAEIAKQHDAIVVGMVSSPFRVERARAIKAEEGLEELRKAADTAIVLDNNRLLDYVPNLPIEQAFSVMDQLIAETVKGISETITSPSLINLDYADVRTIMGCGGVAVMLVGEARNQDRGDSVVRAALNHPLLDVDYRGATGCLVHITGGPDLTLSEAEEVAEALTYELDDRANVIWGARINKEYEGRVRVMAIMTGVQSPNILGPQSQPVRHSEMTGMLDRRPVAPRNNGSIIDVIPMH
- a CDS encoding 2-isopropylmalate synthase, with the protein product MVLFVKKDIRFLDTTLRDGEQTPGVSLSTEEKVLIARKLDALGVDTIEAGSAITSEGERESIRAVAREGLGAEICSYCRVRKEDIDFALGCEVDSIHLVVPVSDLHIESKLKKDRETVKQMAVDTTEYAKDHGLIVELSGEDASRADLDFLRSLYGAGIDAGADRLVFCDTVGLLVPEKAYEIFKDLSTLDRPLAVHCHNDFGLATANTLSALRAGASEAHVTINGIGERSGNTSLEEVVMGLETLYSYQTGIRCKELYTTSRLVSRLTGLLVAPNKAIVGGNAFTHEAGIHVHGLMADTSTYEPIKPEIIGRERKIVLGKHAGKSSVILALKELGLEVNNAQLEEIVLRIKDLGDKGKHVTDADLEIIAETVLNITSESKVKLEELTVVSGNKVTPTASIKLRVNGDEIVEAGIGDGPVDAAISAIRKGISGVADIRLEEYHVDAITGGTDALVEVWVKLSRDGKFITARGARTDIIMASVEAVIEGINRLMK
- a CDS encoding acetolactate synthase large subunit is translated as MGKKTRMTGARALIESLYAEKVDVMFGYPGGVLLPIYDELFDSDIKHILVRHEQAAAHAADGYARATGKVGVCLATSGPGATNLVTGIANAYMDSVPMVAITGQVPRSMLGNDAFQEADITGITLPITKHNYLVQDVEDLPRIIKEAFHIASTGRPGPVLVDIPKDVTTDELDFKYPDEVNLRGYRPTKSGHKQQIKRAAQAIAKAKKPVLYVGGGIIISDASPELLELAETIEAPVTTTLLGKGAFPDTNPLCVGMPGMHGTKYANFAIQECDLLIAVGVRFDDRVTGKIDSFAPNAKIIHIDVDPAEISKNVRVDIPVVGNAKSILKLLIEFVKEILQGNVNTKEWHKKWEKWKKEYVLHYIPDDKLKPQYIIEQISEMYPDSIIVTEVGQNQMWAAQYFKFTKPRTFISSGGLGTMGYGFPAAMGAKMGQPDKIVFDIAGDGSFQMNSQELATVVQNEIPVIVAILNNGFLGMVRQWQELFFERRYSHTCIDGSVDFVKLAEAYGALGLRVTKPDEVRPALKEAVDSGRPTVIDFVVEKEENVSPMVPAGAAINEILDLEVKE
- the ilvN gene encoding acetolactate synthase small subunit, translating into MKHTLAILVENKPGVLTRVAGLFSRRGYNIESLAVGVTDNPEISRMTIVVKGNDHVLEQVSKQLNKLIDVIRVSDLEPDETIERELAFFKVKVDKGNRSEIMQIVDVFRAQIVDVGVKSLIVAVTGTDDKIEAIEQLLRNFGIIEEARTGKIAMNRGAKIVKQD
- the ilvC gene encoding ketol-acid reductoisomerase, whose amino-acid sequence is MVNMYYDSDADLGILKNKTIAVIGYGSQGHAQAQNLNDSGVNVVVGLRKDSNSWAQAEADGLAVMTPAEAADAADIIQMLVPDEIAAGIYDAEVAPNLKSGDALCFSHGFNIHYNQIVPPSDVDVFMVAPKSPGHLVRRTYTEGNGVPGLLAVYQDATGNAKQTGLAYARGIGCTRAGVIETTFLEETETDLFGEQVDLCGGCASMIKASFETLVEAGYQPEIAYFETLHELKLIVDLIHEGGLARMWYSVSNTAEYGGMTVGPKIINEQSRAAMKEALNRIQNGEFAKEFVLEGKANRPVLKALERQEHNHPIEVVGKELRAMMPWLNPDK
- a CDS encoding formylmethanofuran dehydrogenase translates to MAVDIGKFIKAPEYDIIVVTHRDVFQASICEEDRFGMECREMSAVIILDNAEMKRMGISNESNVFLKSNWGSVVVKAHASPKSEQKGIGFMVNSPWSNALVSDETSDGIPEFKYIHVKITTTKEELTSLDDLLAGL
- a CDS encoding formylmethanofuran dehydrogenase subunit B, producing MEHSVTWTCTGCALLCEDIQVIINNNKIEKVENACLKGKGRLFGCKHPARSTINQVDADISEAISQAVRMLKESEHPLLYGWSNSTSEAQCAGIELAHTLGAVIDSTSSFCQGLTINEIITNNLPACTLEDVREKADVIMYWGADPMSSHPRHLSKYSYYPRGEMRQRGYEEDRTAICIDVRQSRTAKICKDKFYMIPAKGDAEFIKGLMDGLSGRVPKLDYEFDIKRILELAAILKKAEFGVIFVGLGLIYSIKSQMQLLLELINKLNEFSNFYLIPMAGHFNMRGFNHNMFEKTGFVHRVKFANEGIRSGIEFSVIEQLKNGADAAVIVGSDPLTSLPTSVSKRLKNIPVILIDPCMNLTSKVADITIPCSVSGIEVGGTAIRLDGQTQKISSLIESSCMSDELIIRRIIEELD
- a CDS encoding 4Fe-4S binding protein; translation: MTSAMEIYQLLPKTNCKKCGESTCMAFAVALLSRAKHYEECPPLMEEDKYRDFNTKLEQLLKPLEGVEETGLIIHEELCSGCGNCVVACPVDVANDPHGSGRGFGPTNEKVIFRVVDGKVKAANIMECRRFGKDKILCRACIDPCPTEAIEFV